One stretch of Schizosaccharomyces pombe strain 972h- genome assembly, chromosome: III DNA includes these proteins:
- the pof7 gene encoding F-box protein Pof7: MSTVEDQLSLELETVNKDILLKKALLHYKDAIKSEREGNLGESLNKYRLAHKVHEDVESIYRRLERLQLCKRNEEEEMLNSDASEAMLTVSSVPSPTLTENESVNESVVPNILKLPDEVLLVILENCIRDLHDLRYLSSIALTCKHFAKALRADSLYRSFCYCSCEQKEWQQSIKSIEEELVEKYQQSWKTLFLKKPRSRFDGCYISVCRYFRPGTSDTSWNQPIHLITYYRYLRLYPNSTCIVYQSSNEPNDVVRNFSVQNTSLFSPMSSSPMFSNGNVALTGSWSMTPSGEMLIVYPASQTYTYVQKLQVRGIRLKWISFYSIHNYTSFTNEMPLTHNRDYVFSRVYSYTADSESLKRG; encoded by the coding sequence ATGAGTACAGTAGAGGATCAACTTTCTCTTGAACTTGAAACAGTGAACAAGGATATACTGTTGAAAAAAGCACTTTTACATTACAAAGATGCTATAAAATCTGAAAGAGAAGGAAATTTAGGTGAATCTCTTAATAAATATCGATTAGCTCATAAAGTCCATGAAGATGTGGAATCTATCTATCGGCGTTTGGAGCGTTTGCAACTGtgtaaaagaaatgaagagGAGGAAATGTTAAATTCAGATGCATCAGAAGCTATGCTCACTGTTTCCTCAGTCCCATCTCCAACGTTAACGGAAAATGAGTCTGTAAATGAGTCGGTCGTTCCCAATATACTGAAGCTTCCCGACGAGGTTTTGCTAGTTATCCTAGAGAATTGCATTAGGGACCTTCATGATTTAAGATATCTCTCTTCAATTGCACTAACTTGTAAGCATTTTGCGAAGGCATTACGAGCAGATTCTCTATATAGATCGTTTTGTTATTGCAGTTGTGAACAAAAAGAATGGCAACAGTCTATTAAGTCAATAGAGGAAGAACTCGTGGAAAAATACCAGCAAAGCTGGAAGACTTTGTTCCTTAAAAAGCCTCGATCTCGTTTTGACGGATGCTACATATCCGTTTGTCGATACTTTCGACCTGGAACTAGTGACACGAGCTGGAACCAACCCATACATTTGATCACATACTACCGGTATTTACGACTTTATCCTAATTCAACATGTATCGTTTATCAAAGCAGTAATGAACCAAATGATGTTGTTCGCAACTTCAGTGTGCAAAACACCAGTCTTTTTTCTCCTATGTCGAGTTCTCCTATGTTTAGTAATGGAAACGTAGCACTCACTGGCTCCTGGTCAATGACTCCTTCTGGAGAAATGCTAATTGTGTATCCCGCAAGTCAAACTTATACATACGTTCAAAAACTTCAAGTTCGTGGAATAAGGCTTAAGTGGATTTCTTTCTACTCCATCCATAATTATACCTCATTCACGAACGAAATGCCACTCACTCACAATCGTGACTATGTTTTCTCCAGAGTATATAGCTATACTGCTGACTCAGAGTCACTAAAACGTGGCTAG
- the utp25 gene encoding U3 associated protein Utp25, whose product MAIESDLDGASMDELAGKSYEALLYLMNKNKKRKPEKKDDKEKSSKKVQKKNKVIESLNEMEVEMEDENENENDEQEAIQYYINVESQDADETLHQEAQDSSEDPFHQHFDYDDSEVIKNSIAAYDEGKLCKSIEESKLGVSQSFFPDVTKRLPCSCLSEIKNIDDLGLKQRILDSYKKQKPSGQLTSMQIELAKAMFNYQDVFFTNMSMKSHKLGTSLLALHALNHVFKTRDRVLKNSARISQNPELEFRDQGYTRPKVLILLPTRNSAFEFINLLISYSGTNQVENRKRFDNEFSIEKEVISEKKPEDFRYLFSGNTDDMFRLGVKFTRKTVKLFSQFYNSDIIVASPLGLRLAIGNKGDKKRDLDYLSSIEIAMVDQAHALVMQNWEHIECIFDELNGLPKEAHGCDFSRVRPWYLDQQARYMRQTILFSQYNNLDINSFFSHYMSNIAGKVKFRSLLHGVLNRLGYKVTQTFVRISVDSIIKVPDARFSYFTGSILVQLKKYSQSGILVYIPSYFDFVRVRNYMDEEGINYSAISEYSSVSDMTRARNLFYQGRTNIMLYTERAHHFRRFDFRGVKAVVMYGPPTNPQFYVELVRMPMRTISEGNLDSDAAKCRIMYTKFDSICLEGIVGYQRVSNMCHGKHEVFEFL is encoded by the coding sequence ATGGCAATTGAAAGTGATTTAGACGGTGCCTCGATGGATGAATTGGCTGGAAAGTCTTATGAGGCTTTATTATATCttatgaataaaaataaaaagagaaaacctgagaaaaaagatgatAAAGAAAAGTCATCGAAGAAagtacaaaaaaagaacaaagtTATTGAAAGTTTAAATGAGATGGAAGTTGAAAtggaagatgaaaatgaaaacgaAAACGATGAACAAGAAGCAATACAATATTACATCAATGTTGAATCTCAGGATGCCGATGAGACTTTGCACCAAGAAGCTCAAGATTCATCTGAAGACCCATTTCATCAACACTTCGATTACGATGACTCAGAAgtcattaaaaattctatTGCTGCTTATGATGAGGGAAAGTTATGTAAGTCTATAGAGGAATCCAAACTTGGAGTGTCACAATCGTTTTTTCCGGATGTGACCAAGAGATTGCCTTGCTCGTGTCTTAGCgaaataaagaatattgATGATTTGGGACTAAAGCAGAGGATATTGGACTCCtataaaaagcaaaagccATCTGGGCAACTTACATCCATGCAAATTGAGTTAGCGAAAGCAATGTTCAATTATCAAGATGTATTCTTTACTAACATGTCCATGAAAAGCCATAAGTTAGGGACTTCACTCTTGGCGCTTCATGCTTTGAACCATGTATTCAAAACAAGAGACcgtgttttaaaaaatagtgCTCGCATTTCTCAAAATCCTGAATTAGAATTTCGTGATCAGGGATACACCAGGCCTAAAGtattaattcttttacCCACAAGGAATAGTGCTTTTgaattcattaatttacttatttCATATTCTGGGACTAATCAAGTAGAAAATCGAAAGCGTTTTGATAATGAATTCTcgattgaaaaagaagtcatttcagaaaaaaagcCAGAAGATTTTCGTTATCTTTTTTCCGGAAATACCGACGATATGTTTCGACTGGGTGTTAAATTTACAAGAAAAACTGTCAAGCTATTTTCCCAGTTTTACAATTCTGACATTATAGTTGCTAGTCCTTTGGGACTTCGTCTTGCTATTGGTAACAAGGGAGATAAAAAGCGAGACCTCGATTATTTGAGTTCGATTGAAATAGCAATGGTTGACCAAGCTCATGCTCTCGTGATGCAAAACTGGGAACATATTGAATGCATTTTTGATGAACTTAATGGTTTGCCTAAAGAAGCTCACGGTTGTGATTTCAGTCGTGTTCGTCCTTGGTATCTTGATCAGCAAGCCAGATATATGCGCCAAACTATACTATTTTCTCAATATAACAATCTAGATAtaaattctttcttttctcacTACATGTCAAATATTGCTGGTAAGGTTAAATTTCGCTCGCTTCTTCACGGTGTTTTAAACCGCTTGGGGTACAAAGTGACTCAAACTTTTGTTCGCATTTCTGTCGATTCTATTATTAAAGTTCCAGATGCCCGCTTTTCCTATTTTACTGGTTCTATACTAGTACAACTAAAGAAGTATTCCCAGAGTGGTATTTTAGTTTATATACCTtcatattttgattttgttcGTGTGAGAAATTACATGGATGAGGAGGGAATTAACTATTCTGCCATATCAGAATATTCGAGTGTATCCGATATGACTAGAGCCCGcaatcttttttatcaaGGTAGAACCAATATAATGCTATATACTGAGCGCGCTCACCATTTCCGTCGATTTGACTTTAGGGGTGTAAAAGCTGTTGTGATGTATGGTCCCCCAACGAATCCTCAGTTTTATGTTGAACTTGTTAGAATGCCGATGAGAACCATCTCTGAAGGAAACCTTGACAGTGATGCAGCAAAGTGTAGAATTATGTATACAAAGTTTGATTCTATTTGCCTGGAAGGCATAGTGGGATATCAGCGTGTATCAAACATGTGTCATGGTAAACATgaagtttttgaatttctttaa
- the pcy1 gene encoding cholinephosphate cytidylyltransferase produces the protein MGEEGIKINDTHKRRIDEVEPSEKEDNVERQTKKYNFEIDEPEEQEKKDEKEDDKEESPSKSLEEISQSVSPVEEEPRDVRFKELSTPFSYPINDPPEGRPVRVYADGVFDLFHIGHMRQLEQAKKVFPNVHLIVGLPNDQLTHRLKGLTVMNDKERAEALRHCKWVDEVLENAPWVITPEFLEEHKIDFVAHDDIPYASDDSGDIYLPVKKVGKFIPTKRTEGVSTSDLITRIIRDYDQYVMRNLARGVNRKELNVSLFKKNELDLRHHIKVLRDTLRNHWVSTTRDLKADIKSFLSMATTDYQLQKNPLHGSSEPSSPGPTGFLGGINRWMQRRSSSHYDLPRVGNEIAASSSSATEENH, from the coding sequence ATGGGAGAAGAAGGTATTAAGATAAATGATACTcacaaaagaagaatagaTGAAGTGGAACCAtctgaaaaagaagataatGTAGAAAGACAGACGAAGAAGTATAATTTCGAGATTGATGAACCTGAAgaacaagaaaagaaagatgaGAAGGAAGATGATAAAGAGGAAAGCCCTTCTAAATCTTTGGAAGAGATATCTCAATCAGTTTCACCTGTAGAGGAGGAGCCTCGTGATGTTCGGTTTAAAGAGCTGTCCACTCCTTTTAGTTACCCTATCAATGATCCTCCTGAGGGTCGTCCTGTTCGAGTTTACGCCGATGGAGTTTTTGACTTGTTTCATATTGGGCATATGAGACAACTAGAACAGGccaaaaaagtatttcctAATGTGCATCTTATTGTTGGTCTTCCCAACGATCAATTGACTCATCGCCTTAAAGGATTAACAGTGATGAATGACAAGGAACGAGCTGAAGCCCTTCGACATTGTAAGTGGGTTGACGAGGTCTTAGAAAATGCACCTTGGGTAATTACCCCagaatttttggaagaacACAAGATTGATTTTGTCGCCCACGACGACATTCCATATGCTAGCGATGATTCCGGAGATATCTATCTTCCGGTTAAGAAGGTTGGTAAATTTATTCCTACAAAGCGTACAGAGGGTGTTTCTACATCCGATCTCATTACTCGAATTATTCGGGACTATGATCAATATGTGATGCGAAACCTTGCTCGCGGTGTAAACCGAAAGGAATTAAACGTTTCGTTGTTTAAGAAGAATGAACTTGATCTTAGACACCACATTAAGGTTCTTCGTGATACATTGAGAAATCACTGGGTTTCTACAACTCGTGATCTGAAGGCTGATATCAAATCATTTTTGTCAATGGCGACTACCGATTATCAATTGCAGAAGAATCCTCTGCACGGCTCTAGTGAACCTTCAAGTCCTGGTCCCACAGGATTTTTAGGTGGTATCAATCGTTGGATGCAACGTAGGTCTAGCAGTCATTATGACTTACCTCGTGTCGGCAATGAGATAGCTGCTTCAAGCTCTTCAGCGACTGaagaaaatcattaa
- the pcs60 gene encoding acetyl-CoA ligase, with product MSFTTLYSAIQGDASARALVAPSLNAELSFSELRIAIMDLQRQIASLGIKVGDPVNIAIPNGLEFVVAFYAVSWQRAICGPLNSNYKQSEFEFYIDDLKSKLVIVPEGSVAANTPAVRAAKKLSVAVAELAWCPKSRLVRIVHFEGAKINAPQPLGLPQPDDVMLVLHTSGTTGRPKVVPLTHKNLCRSIHNITTSYRLDPRDTSYVVMPLFHVHGLLCGLLSTLASGGCAVVPPKFSAHSFWKEFIQYGATWYTAVPTIHQILLRTPPPKPLPRIRFIRSCSSPLAPPVLSKLEATFRAPVLEAYAMTEASHQMTTNPLPPLVHKPHSVGKPFGVELKILDQKGNEMPQGKEGEICVRGINVTKGYLNNPAANKSSFTKDRFFRTGDEGKLDKDGYVFITGRIKELVNRGGEKISPAEIDAVLMQHPDVSEAVCFAVPDEKYGQDIQAAINPVAGKTVTPKQLHDYLEQKVAAFKIPKKFYFTDRIPKTATGKVQRRLVCDAFFNHSKAKL from the coding sequence atgtctTTTACTACTTTATATTCAGCTATTCAAGGTGATGCTAGTGCGAGAGCCTTGGTAGCCCCTTCTTTAAATGCAGAACTATCATTCAGTGAGCTTCGAATTGCTATTATGGATCTTCAGCGCCAAATTGCCAGCCTTGGCATAAAAGTTGGAGACCCTGTAAACATTGCTATTCCCAATGGCTTGGAATTCGTCGTAGCTTTTTACGCTGTTTCTTGGCAAAGAGCTATTTGTGGGCCCCTGAACTCCAACTACAAGCAATCCGAGTTTGAGTTTTACATTGATGATCTGAAAAGTAAACTCGTCATTGTTCCCGAAGGCTCCGTTGCCGCAAATACCCCTGCTGTTCGTGCTGCTAAGAAATTGTCTGTCGCAGTGGCCGAACTTGCTTGGTGTCCCAAGTCTCGATTAGTTCGCATTGTTCACTTTGAAGGAGCCAAAATTAATGCTCCTCAACCACTTGGTCTTCCTCAACCCGACGACGTTATGCTTGTCCTACATACTAGTGGTACCACTGGACGCCCTAAAGTCGTTCCTTTGACTCACAAAAACTTGTGCCGTAGCATCCATAACATTACTACCTCTTATAGATTGGATCCAAGAGATACTTCTTACGTTGTCATGCCTTTGTTTCACGTTCACGGTCTTCTTTGTGGCCTCCTTTCTACTTTAGCTTCTGGTGGATGTGCCGTTGTACCTCCCAAATTCTCTGCTCACAGCTTCTGGAAGGAGTTTATTCAGTATGGTGCTACTTGGTATACTGCGGTCCCCACTATTCATCAAATCCTTCTCCGTACTCCTCCTCCCAAACCTCTTCCTCGAATTCGTTTCATTCGTTCTTGCTCTTCTCCCTTGGCACCACCAGTCTTAAGCAAACTAGAGGCTACCTTCCGTGCTCCTGTCCTTGAGGCATATGCTATGACCGAAGCTTCTCATCAAATGACTACCAATCCCTTACCTCCTTTGGTACACAAACCTCATTCAGTTGGTAAGCCTTTTGGAGTTGAACTCAAAATTTTGGACCAGAAAGGTAACGAAATGCCCCAAGGAAAAGAGGGAGAAATTTGTGTTCGCGGAATCAACGTTACCAAGGGTTATTTGAACAATCCTGCTGCGAATAAGTCATCCTTTACCAAAGATCGTTTTTTCCGTACTGGTGACGAGGGCAAACTTGATAAAGACGGTTACGTTTTTATTACTGGTCGCATCAAGGAGCTTGTTAATCGTGGTGGTGAAAAGATTTCTCCAGCTGAGATTGACGCTGTTTTAATGCAACATCCTGATGTTTCCGAAGCTGTTTGTTTTGCTGTTCCTGACGAAAAATACGGACAAGACATCCAAGCAGCTATTAACCCTGTTGCTGGAAAAACAGTAACCCCCAAGCAGTTACATGACTATTTAGAACAGAAGGTTGCTGCTTTTAAAATCCCTAAAAAGTTTTACTTTACTGATCGTATCCCTAAAACTGCTACTGGAAAAGTGCAACGTCGTTTGGTCTGCGACGCCTTTTTCAATCACTCCAAGGCCAAACTCTAA
- the vms1 gene encoding protein Vms1, whose translation MGDISKHNIFSLPEDILAKLELREEYSVEEKTDSANLSNQGDIVDSTQKNISSCVNCQIDNLHTLDERKSHIKSDWHRFNTKRKITKLPPVSQDEFESIIEDLPESLSGSESETNSESEEDNFQIEKAFKQSLNIGKVDSADENNNQRTNSPLTWFQLSNASAEVPTYIGVYKHMFSGNNHITKDLLVQQQNHNRQKPLQLAMFMVGGGHFAAMIASNEFNPRDPHVPKVLAQKTIHRYTTRRKQGGSQGAADNTKGNIHSAGSGLRRYNEQALIKDIQQVFKDWGKLLETCDLIFVRAIGSSNRSIFFSQPGALISPKDPKLRVFPFTTKRATHSELLRCYKELVTPKISHVDSISIKAQEEERKRQAEIEKEIRQSRLQEEERKKKKLAKYTEVIISNLKASNIEAFLEYLRSNDLSINFQFYPKNVHLHTSTPLHYAVTQKNAKLVAKLLRNGADPAMLNGNGKTPFEISTGNKEVKDEFLIARHELGESFFDWEAAKVGAPQSREQIQKQRQKAKTKLENQRRDKERQEELRRKEAMQKIEEQSKRDYDKLHGEGHSLGINNVRKVDELQSLSPEMRMRIEREKRAAAAMKRMQTK comes from the coding sequence ATGGGTGATATTTCGAAGcacaatattttttccctTCCTGAGGATATCTTAGCAAAACTAGAACTACGAGAGGAATACTCAGTTGAGGAAAAAACTGATAGTGCTAATTTGTCAAACCAAGGCGATATTGTTGATTCCACtcagaaaaatatatcatCATGTGTCAATTGCCAGATTGACAATCTGCATACTCTGgacgaaagaaaaagtcaTATTAAATCTGACTGGCATAGGTTCAATACGAAGcgaaaaattacaaaattgCCTCCGGTTTCTCAAGACGAATTTGAAAGCATAATTGAAGATTTACCAGAATCACTGTCTGGCAGTGAAAGCGAGACAAACTCAGAATCCGAAGAAGATAATTTCCAAATAGAGAAGGCTTTTAAACAATCCTTGAACATAGGAAAAGTTGACTCCGCTGACGAAAACAACAATCAGCGAACAAACTCACCATTAACGTGGTTTCAATTGAGTAATGCTTCTGCCGAAGTGCCAACCTATATTGGTGTATATAAACACATGTTTTCCGGTAATAACCATATCACTAAAGATTTACTTGTTCAACAACAAAATCATAACCGACAAAAGCCACTTCAACTAGCTATGTTTATGGTTGGAGGCGGTCATTTTGCTGCTATGATTGCTTCTAATGAGTTTAATCCTCGTGATCCCCATGTACCCAAAGTACTAGCACAGAAAACTATTCACAGATATACAACTAGAAGGAAGCAAGGTGGTTCTCAAGGGGCTGCTGACAATACTAAAGGGAACATTCACTCGGCAGGTAGTGGTTTGCGACGTTATAACGAACAAGCTCTTATTAAAGATATTCAGCAAGTTTTTAAAGACTGGGGAAAATTATTAGAAACATGCGATTTAATCTTTGTACGTGCAATCGGTTCATCTAATCGttcaattttcttctctCAACCAGGTGCTCTTATTTCTCCAAAAGATCCAAAACTCCGCGTATTTCCATTTACTACTAAACGAGCCACACATTCAGAATTACTTCGTTGTTACAAAGAGTTGGTTACTCCGAAAATTAGTCACGTTGATTCAATTTCGATAAAAGCTCAAGAAGAAGAACGAAAGAGACAAGCCgaaattgaaaaggaaattagACAAAGCAGATTACAAGAGGAAgagaggaaaaagaaaaagcttGCTAAATATACCGAAGTAATTATCTCCAATTTGAAAGCGTCTAATATTGAAgcatttttggaatatttGCGCTCTAATGATTTGTctataaattttcaattttatccTAAAAATGTTCATTTGCACACATCTACACCGTTGCATTACGCAGTTACccaaaaaaatgctaaatTAGTCGCTAAACTTCTCCGTAATGGTGCTGATCCAGCAATGCTAAATGGGAACGGAAAGACACCTTTTGAGATTAGTACTGGAAACAAAGAGGTTAAAGATGAGTTTCTAATTGCAAGGCATGAGTTGGGAGAGTCATTTTTCGACTGGGAAGCAGCTAAAGTTGGGGCTCCTCAGTCTAGAGAACAAATTCAGAAACAACGCCAAAAGGCAAAGACcaaattagaaaatcaAAGAAGGGATAAAGAGAGGCAAGAAGAACTTAGACGGAAGGAAGCGATGcagaaaattgaagaacAATCGAAAAGGGATTATGATAAACTGCACGGCGAAGGTCATTCATTAGGAATTAATAATGTTCGAAAAGTTGACGAATTGCAATCATTAAGTCCAGAAATGAGAATGCGAATTGAACGTGAAAAAAGGGCTGCAGCTGCCATGAAAAGAATGCAAACAAAATGA
- a CDS encoding RNA-binding protein NIFK — protein MSKAKSPIKSSKKSVNQPKSVLREKKVKDAEKAEHISLQGHVDNSDEEGQDKEFFPGFGSSDDDEEDSPNALVNTSRQIMDLGEDAEKTIKKKVSENKNLQKKKGVLYVGRLPHGFYEKQMRMYFSQFGPVLRLRMSRNRKTGSSKHYAFIEFESLDVANVVAETMHNYLLYGKLLQCKVIPEDQVHENMFKGADVPFKRIPHATIARLQHEKPLSKEKADKLITRHNRKLKLKKRKLKELGITLESDVSHPKAASPVASKKSSKKKNKKVLAAHK, from the exons ATGTCGAAGGCAAAGAGCCCTATAAAGTCTTCGAAAA aATCGGTGAATCAACCGAAATCGGTTCTTCGTGAGAAGAAAGTCAAAGATGCTGAAAAAGCCGAGCATATATCATTACAAGGTCATGTAGATAACTCTGATGAAGAAGGACAAGATAAAGAGTTTTTTCCTGGTTTCGGTTCTTCagatgatgatgaagaagactCTCCAAATGCGCTAGTTAATACCTCAAGGCAAATTATGGATTTGGGCGAAGATGCTGAGAAAAccataaagaaaaaggtttCTGAAAATAAGaatcttcaaaagaaaaaaggtGTTTTGTATGTTGGCCGACTTCCTCATGGATTTTATGAGAAACAGATGCGTATGtatttttctcaatttgGTCCTGTGCTACGTCTTCGCATGTCTCGCAATAGAAAG ACAGGAAGTAGTAAGCATTATGCTTTCATCGAGTTTGAATCGTTAGACGTTGCCAATGTCGTTGCTGAGACAATGCATAATTATCTTTTATATGGAAAGCTTTTACAATGTAAGGTTATTCCTGAAGACCAGGTTCATGAAAACATGTTTAAAGGCGCCGACGTTCCTTTTAAACGCATCCCTCATGCCACAATAGCGCGTCTTCAGCATGAAAAACCATTAAGCAAGGAGAAAGCGGATAAGTTAATTACTCGCCATAATCGGAAGCTTAAACTCAAAAAGCGCAAGCTCAAAGAATTGGGGATTACTTTGGAATCGGATGTATCTCATCCCAAGGCGGCTAGTCCAGTTGCTTCGAAAAAATCTagcaaaaagaagaacaaaAAGGTTTTGGCTGCTcacaaataa
- the hom2 gene encoding aspartate semialdehyde dehydrogenase, with translation MAIKKVGILGATGTVGQRFITLLSDHPEFKIAVLGASARSAGKPYAVATKWKQSIAMPKEISQMSVKACDPKEFSECDIVFSGLDADFAGEIEKSFRDANLVIVSNAKNYRREPTVPLVVPTVNTDHLDVIKYQRQENKLDRGCIITNSNCSTAAVVVPLKALQDAFGPIAQTNVVSMQAISGAGYPGVSSLDILDNIVPFIGGEEEKIEWETRKILGSVNSTISGYELTDNVVSAQCNRVPVIDGHLMCISVKFAKTSPTPDQVREVLANYVSEPQKLGCYSAPKQAIYVFDDSTPDRPQPRLDRNNENGYAVSVGRIRSDSIFDIKFVSLVHNTVLGAAGAGILNAEVAVKKGLM, from the exons atggctataaaaaaagttggaaTCCTCGGTGCAACAG GCACCGTTGGACAGCGTTTCATTACCCTCCTTTCCGATCATCCTGAGTTTAAGATCGCTGTTCTTGGCGCTTCTGCTCGTTCTGCGGGAAAACCATATGCAGTTGCTACTAAATGGAAACAATCTATTGCAATGCCTAAAGAGATTTCCCAAATGAGTGTAAAGGCTTGTGATCCCAAGGAGTTTTCGGAATGCGATATTGTGTTTAGCGGCTTAGATGCTGACTTTGCTGgcgaaattgaaaaaagttttcGTGATGCTAATTTAGTCATCGTTTCGAATGCTAAAAACTATCGTCGTGAGCCTACCGTGCCACTTGTTGTCCCCACCGTCAACACAGATCATTTGGACGTTATCAAGTACCAGCGTCAAGAAAACAAACTGGATCGTGGATGCATTATCACTAACTCTAACTGTTCTACTGCTGCTGTTGTAGTACCTTTGAAAGCTCTACAAGATGCTTTTGGTCCTATCGCTCAAACAAATGTAGTTAGTATGCAAGCTATTTCTGGTGCTGGATACCCTGGTGTTTCCAGTCTTGACATTTTGGATAACATCGTTCCATTTATTGGCggtgaagaagaaaaaattgaatggGAGACACGTAAAATCTTGGGCTCTGTCAATAGCACAATTTCTGGATATGAGTTGACTGATAACGTTGTTTCTGCTCAGTGCAATCGTGTTCCTGTTATTGATGGCCATTTGATGTGTATTTCTGTGAAGTTTGCCAAGACCTCTCCTACTCCTGATCAAGTTCGCGAAGTATTGGCAAACTATGTTTCTGAACCTCAAAAGTTAGGCTGCTACAGTGCCCCTAAACAAGCCATTTATGTTTTCGATGATTCTACTCCTGACCGCCCTCAACCTAGACTCGATCGTAACAATGAAAATGGTTATGCAGTATCAGTTGGTCGTATCAGATCTGATTCCATCTTTGATATTAAATTTGTCTCCCTCGTCCATAACACAGTTTTGGGTGCTGCTGGTGCTGGTATTTTGAATGCTGAAGTTGCGGTGAAGAAGGGACTTATGTAA